The following coding sequences lie in one Zingiber officinale cultivar Zhangliang chromosome 2B, Zo_v1.1, whole genome shotgun sequence genomic window:
- the LOC122048151 gene encoding uncharacterized protein LOC122048151, with protein MGSTSGISEIVEDDDLPNLDSYFGGSKTLRIKLKPNLQDGKYVDVEDNIEKLLRVIDRRTSSRILGPTSHPAVDLVRKNAMKKPVEVGVSRSSGIGISESVTLKQALRKLCITQASEMAAMKRMSKPISLSRTSEAGTIKSLYASVVVQSSDSALSLNGEKRNLVEISILPDKASRDLSRKTIVFGQGKNAELSTQSTVSSPLSAVPTPKLTKIRIQDVIKHTSEGSCDNQSTAVEMEKKGRSFSRATKSSSRPVAASCKTVVNPHSNKPVHLNKNVRKKGKSESASASNKSIKHGDVNRSCATSSAANPSCSKEPATPSCTTPTTKSCRPKEHVTPPCSIPVTKSFPKELVTPASSTTKHAAAVSAESKTLSTLNIHGSSKAISAKSSEFSRPREKGECSHSSKSSIGDYSSNTSISEESHLSIASGKGCRPHMSKDSRWIAIRHNLIQQGSLGLKNFKLLKRLGCGDIGTVYLAELVDSECLFALKVMDIDFLVSRKKMLRAQTEREILQMLDHPFLPTLFAHFTTDNLSCLVMEYCPGGDLHVLRQKQSGKNFCEPAARFYVAEILLALEYLHMQGVIYRDLKPENILVREDGHIMLSDFDLSLRCSVSPILLRSSSSGTEESSKKHSGPCAENNCIDPLCLQPSWVQVSCFTPRLVSSSEGKARKQRSEVSGQVRPLPQLVVEPTDARSNSFVGTHEYLAPEIIRGDGHGSAVDWWTYGILLYELLFGRTPFKGPGNDETLMNVISQSLKFPENPYVSSHARDLIRGLLVKEPEHRLGSVKGAAEIKLHPFFEGLNWALIRCAAPPETPRSHDIGTPVVFRKKKEGKCLDFRTNGENVEFELFYFHAFSFESCVDLVPARQLRGGQVAFAAYDASYTVRAAPSIYSPHTLFTLRLNRSCSSSSSSCTMLMDVDDCSSSSSPSSSSSSSSARPFAPSPKRKDGRKKFRETRHPVYHGVRSRGGGRKWVSEVREPRKKTRIWLGTFPNPEMAARAHDVAAIALRGPDSARLNFPDSAASLPRARSAAPEDVRRAAAEAAGMMAGAAVDRSPQSSSAAAPMQVFLDEEAVFNLPGLLEDMARGMLVTPPAMHRAFDWETLELEDDGYVAGDVISLWTMDYEVVGCSVSNCRIPAHSINGSAEIYTELAIFFLLAVGGRWIHGDAIDFRFINTGGALVYLQRREAVAAHVATVWRVIKASVVVPLLQAAVAVCLAMSAMLVVEKAYMAVVFVLIKATGRRPEKQYKWEPMRDDDVELGGSASYPTVLVQIPMFNEKEVYNLSIGAACGLSWPADRIIIQVLDDSTDPLVKELVAAECRRWASKGVNINYEIRDNRNGYKAGALKEGMKRSYVKHCDYVVIFDADFQPEPDFLCRAVPFLLHNPDVALVQARWKFVNSDECLLTRMQEISLDYHFTVEQEVGSSTHAFFGFNGTAGIWRIAALDEAGGWKDRTTVEDMDLAVRASLKGWKFIFLGDLKVQNELPSTFKAYRYQQHRWSCGPANLFRKMLMEIASNKKVTLWKKVHLIYSFFFVRKVIAHVVTFIFFCVIIPATVLVPEVEIPKWGAIYIPSIITILNVVGSPRSLHLLVFWILFENAMSLHRTKATFIGLLEAGRVNEWVVTEKLGVAMKTKAAKKPRTRIGERMHLLEIWTGAYLVFCGCCDVAFGRNHFYIFLFLQALAFFVVGFGYVGICVPSS; from the exons ATGGGCTCAACTAGTGGCATTTCTGAGATTGTTGAAGACGACGACTTGCCAAACTTGGATAGTTACTTTGGCGGATCGAAGACTTTACGAATTAAACTCAAACCAAATCTGCAAGATGGTAAATACGTGGATGTTGAAGACAACATTGAAAAGTTATTGAGGGTAATCGATCGCAGGACTTCATCCAGGATTCTTGGTCCTACAAGTCATCCTGCTGTTGATTTGGTGCGGAAGAATGCTATGAAGAAGCCAGTTGAAGTTGGAGTATCTAGATCGTCAGGAATAGGGATATCAGAATCTGTCACTTTAAAACAAGCCTTGAGAAAGCTATGCATTACCCAGGCATCAGAGATGGCTGCTATGAAGAGAATGTCGAAACCCATTAGCTTATCTAGAACTTCTGAGGCTGGGACAATCAAAAGTCTTTATGCATCTGTGGTGGTTCAATCAAGTGACTCTGCTCTCTCTCTAAATGGAGAAAAGAGAAATTTAGTTGAAATATCCATCTTGCCTGATAAAGCCTCAAGAGATTTATCAAGAAAGACAATTGTATTTGGTCAAGGCAAAAATGCAGAATTGTCTACTCAGAGCACTGTTTCATCTCCTCTTTCTGCTGTACCTACACCCAAGTTAACTAAGATTAGAATCCAAGATGTAATTAAACACACATCAGAAGGGTCCTGTGATAATCAATCGACTGCAGTTGAGATGGAGAAGAAAGGGAGATCATTTTCAAGAGCAACCAAATCTAGCTCAAGGCCAGTTGCTGCTTCGTGCAAGACTGTAGTGAACCCACATTCAAACAAGCCAGTGCATCTGAACAAGAATgtcagaaagaaaggaaagtctGAATCAGCATCAGCATCAAATAAATCCATCAAACACGGTGATGTGAACAGAAGTTGTGCAACTTCATCTGCTGCTAATCCTTCTTGCTCCAAGGAGCCTGCCACTCCTTCATGTACTACGCCTACTACCAAATCGTGTCGTCCAAAGGAACATGTCACCCCTCCATGCAGCATACCTGTGACCAAATCGTTTCCTAAAGAACTTGTCACTCCTGCATCTAGCACTACGAAACATGCTGCTGCAGTTAGTGCAGAAAGCAAAACACTTTCTACCCTAAATATCCATGGCAGCAGCAAGGCCATCAGTGCAAAATCAAGTGAATTCTCTAGACCTAGAGAAAAGGGTGAATGCTCTCACAGTTCAAAAAGCAGCATTGGGGACTATAGTAGCAACACCAGCATCAGTGAAGAAAGTCATCTGAGCATTGCTAGTGGCAAAGGATGTAGGCCTCACATGTCAAAGGATTCAAGATGGATAGCAATCCGGCACAACTTAATCCAACAAGGAAGCTTAGGCTTAAAGAATTTTAAGCTTCTCAAAAGACTTGGTTGTGGAGATATTGGAACGGTTTATCTTGCAGAGTTGGTTGATTCGGAATGCTTGTTTGCATTGAAGGTCATGGATATTGATTTCCTGGTTAGCAGGAAAAAGATGCTGAGAGCACAAACCGAAAGAGAGATATTACAAATGTTAGATCATCCCTTCCTTCCAACCCTCTTTGCTCATTTTACGACAGATAACCTTTCATGTTTAGTCATGGAGTATTGCCCAGGTGGTGACCTACATGTGCTTCGACAGAAGCAATCTGGCAAGAATTTTTGTGAGCCAGCTGCCAG GTTTTATGTCGCAGAAATCCTCCTTGCATTGGAGTACCTACATATGCAAGGCGTTATATACCGGGATCTCAAACCAGAGAACATTTTGGTTCGTGAAGATGGCCATATTATGCTCTCAGATTTTGACTTGTCTCTCAGATGCTCAGTAAGCCCGATCCTTCTCAGATCATCATCATCAGGCACAGAAGAATCATCCAAGAAACACTCAGGGCCTTGTGCTGAAAATAACTGCATTGATCCTCTTTGTCTTCAACCATCATGGGTTCAAGTTTCTTGTTTCACACCCCGTTTGGTATCGTCTTCAGAAGGTAAAGCAAGGAAGCAAAGATCTGAAGTCAGTGGGCAGGTCAGGCCACTTCCCCAGCTTGTGGTGGAACCCACGGATGCACGTTCCAACTCATTTGTGGGGACCCATGAGTACTTGGCGCCTGAGATCATCAGAGGAGATGGACATGGTAGTGCTGTTGATTGGTGGACCTATGGGATCTTATTGTATGAACTACTTTTTGGTAGAACACCATTCAAGGGACCTGGAAATGATGAAACATTGATGAATGTGATTTCACAGAGCTTGAAATTTCCTGAGAATCCATATGTCAGCTCTCACGCTAGGGATTTGATCAGAGGGCTGCTAGTAAAAGAGCCAGAGCATAGATTGGGATCAGTGAAAGGTGCTGCTGAGATTAAGCTGCACCCCTTCTTCGAGGGATTAAATTGGGCTCTAATACGATGCGCTGCACCTCCTGAGACACCAAGAAGTCATGACATTGGCACTCCTGTGGTGTTTCGCAAGAAAAAAGAAGGTAAGTGTCTTGATTTTAGGACAAATGGAGAGAATGTAGAATTTGAGCTCTTTTA TTTCCACGCCTTTTCCTTTGAATCTTGCGTTGACCTGGTCCCCGCGCGTCAACTCCGCGGTGGTCAGGTTGCCTTCGCCGCATACGATGCGTCGTACACAGTTCGCGCTGCGCCCTCGATTTATAGCCCGCACACTCTTTTTACTCTGCGCCTCAATCGctcctgctcctcctcctcctcttcttgcaCAATGCTCATGGACGTCGACGActgctcctcctcttcttcgccgtcgtcctcttcctcctcttcttccgccAGACCTTTCGCCCCCTCGCCGAAGCGCAAGGACGGGCGGAAGAAGTTCCGGGAGACGCGCCACCCGGTGTACCACGGCGTGCGCTCGCGTGGCGGCGGCAGGAAGTGGGTGTCGGAGGTGCGCGAGCCGCGGAAGAAGACCCGCATCTGGCTCGGCACCTTCCCCAACCCGGAGATGGCCGCCCGGGCCCACGACGTCGCCGCCATCGCCCTCCGCGGACCTGACTCCGCCCGCCTCAACTTCCCCGACTCCGCTGCGTCGCTGCCTCGGGCGCGCTCCGCCGCGCCCGAGGACGTCCGCCGCGCAGCGGCAGAGGCAGCCGGTATGATGGCCGGCGCTGCCGTCGACCGCTCTCCGCAATCGTCGTCGGCCGCGGCTCCGATGCAGGTGTTCCTGGACGAGGAGGCGGTGTTCAACCTGCCTGGGTTGCTGGAGGACATGGCGAGGGGGATGCTGGTGACGCCGCCGGCGATGCACAGGGCGTTCGATTGGGAGACACTGGAGCTGGAGGACGACGGTTACGTGGCCGGTGACGTCATCTCCCTATGGACGATGGATTA CGAGGTTGTTGGTTGCAGCGTTAGCAACTGTAGGATTCCAGCGCACTCCATCAATGGCAGCGCCGAGATTTACACCGAGCTAGCCATATTCTTCCTCCTTGCTGTTGGAGGTAG ATGGATCCATGGCGATGCCATTGATTTCCGCTTTATAAATACCGGCGGTGCTCTGGTTTATCTTCAG AGGCGGGAGGCCGTGGCGGCGCATGTGGCGACGGTTTGGCGGGTGATCAAGGCGTCGGTGGTGGTTCCGCTGCTGCAGGCCGCGGTGGCGGTCTGTCTGGCGATGTCGGCGATGCTGGTCGTAGAGAAAGCGTACATGGCCGTCGTCTTCGTGCTCATCAAGGCGACGGGCCGCCGGCCGGAGAAGCAGTATAAGTGGGAGCCCATGCGCGACGACGACGTCGAGCTCGGCGGCTCGGCCTCCTACCCCACCGTGCTCGTCCAAATCCCGATGTTCAACGAGAAGGAGGTGTACAATCTGTCCATCGGCGCGGCCTGCGGCCTCTCCTGGCCCGCCGACCGCATCATCATCCAAGTGCTCGACGATTCCACCGACCCACTCGTCAAG GAATTGGTGGCGGCGGAGTGCCGGCGGTGGGCGAGCAAGGGCGTGAACATAAACTACGAGATCAGGGACAACCGGAACGGGTACAAGGCCGGCGCGCTCAAGGAGGGCATGAAGCGGAGCTACGTCAAGCACTGCGACTACGTCGTCATCTTCGACGCCGACTTCCAGCCGGAGCCCGACTTCCTCTGCCGCGCCGTCCCCTTCCTCCTCCACAATCCTGACGTCGCTCTCGTCCAAGCTCGTTGGAAATTCG TGAATTCAGATGAATGCTTGTTGACGAGGATGCAGGAGATATCGCTCGACTACCACTTCACGGTGGAGCAGGAAGTTGGATCTTCCACCCACGCTTTCTTCGGCTTCAACG GGACCGCCGGAATATGGAGAATAGCAGCTCTCGACGAAGCCGGAGGTTGGAAGGATCGAACCACAGTAGAGGACATGGATTTGGCTGTTCGAGCAAGCCTCAAAGGCTGGAAGTTCATCTTCCTCGGAGATCTCAAGGTTCAGAACGAGCTGCCGAGTACCTTCAAGGCCTATCGCTATCAGCAACACCGCTGGTCTTGCGGCCCTGCAAATCTCTTCAGAAAAATGCTGATGGAAATAGCCAGTAACAAG AAAGTCACTCTCTGGAAGAAAGTTCACTTGATCTACAGTTTCTTCTTCGTCCGGAAGGTCATAGCTCACGTCGTCACCTTCATCTTCTTCTGCGTCATCATCCCCGCCACTGTCTTAGTTCCTGAGGTGGAAATACCGAAATGGGGCGCAATCTACATCCCTTCGATCATCACTATTCTCAACGTCGTCGGATCCCCTCG GTCCCTTCACTTGCTCGTGTTTTGGATCTTGTTCGAGAACGCCATGTCGTTGCACAGGACGAAAGCGACCTTCATTGGGCTGCTGGAAGCTGGGAGAGTGAACGAATGGGTAGTCACTGAGAAGCTCGGAGTGGCCATGAAGACTAAAGCAGCAAAGAAGCCAAGAACCAGAATTGGTGAAAG GATGCATCTCTTGGAGATATGGACAGGGGCGTACCTCGTCTTCTGTGGGTGTTGCGACGTGGCGTTCGGCAGGAACCACTTCtacatcttcctcttcctccaggCACTCGCTTTCTTTGTAGTTGGCTTCGGTTATGTTGGCATCTGCGTTCCAAGCTCCTAG
- the LOC122045309 gene encoding dehydration-responsive element-binding protein 1F-like — translation MLMDVDDCSSSSSPSSSSSSSSARPFAPSPKRKDGRKKFRETRHPVYHGVRSRGGGRKWVSEVREPRKKTRIWLGTFPNPEMAARAHDVAAIALRGPDSARLNFPDSAASLPRARSAAPEDVRRAAAEAAGMMAGAAVDRSPQSSSAAAPMQVFLDEEAVFNLPGLLEDMARGMLVTPPAMHRAFDWETLELEDDGYVAGDVISLWTMD, via the coding sequence ATGCTCATGGACGTCGACGActgctcctcctcttcttcgccgtcgtcctcttcctcctcttcttccgccAGACCTTTCGCCCCCTCGCCGAAGCGCAAGGACGGGCGGAAGAAGTTCCGGGAGACGCGCCACCCGGTGTACCACGGCGTGCGCTCGCGTGGCGGCGGCAGGAAGTGGGTGTCGGAGGTGCGCGAGCCGCGGAAGAAGACCCGCATCTGGCTCGGCACCTTCCCCAACCCGGAGATGGCCGCCCGGGCCCACGACGTCGCCGCCATCGCCCTCCGCGGACCTGACTCCGCCCGCCTCAACTTCCCCGACTCCGCTGCGTCGCTGCCTCGGGCGCGCTCCGCCGCGCCCGAGGACGTCCGCCGCGCAGCGGCAGAGGCAGCCGGTATGATGGCCGGCGCTGCCGTCGACCGCTCTCCGCAATCGTCGTCGGCCGCGGCTCCGATGCAGGTGTTCCTGGACGAGGAGGCGGTGTTCAACCTGCCTGGGTTGCTGGAGGACATGGCGAGGGGGATGCTGGTGACGCCGCCGGCGATGCACAGGGCGTTCGATTGGGAGACACTGGAGCTGGAGGACGACGGTTACGTGGCCGGTGACGTCATCTCCCTATGGACGATGGATTAG